A single genomic interval of Methylocystis sp. IM3 harbors:
- a CDS encoding formate dehydrogenase subunit gamma: MAGAAPYSDERAREIIAAHMGLEGPALPILHALQAEFGCVPESAVREMASALNISRAEMHGVVTFYHDFHSSPHGRHTLKICRAESCQSMGAEKQANEFLARNKLEWHQTTPDGSLTVEPVYCLGLCAHSPAALYDNEPIGMVDAETLDGLVEEAKGK; the protein is encoded by the coding sequence ATGGCTGGCGCTGCTCCTTATAGCGACGAGCGGGCGCGGGAGATCATTGCGGCCCATATGGGCCTCGAAGGTCCTGCATTGCCCATATTGCATGCGCTTCAGGCTGAATTCGGCTGCGTTCCGGAATCCGCCGTGCGCGAGATGGCGAGCGCGCTGAACATCAGCCGCGCCGAAATGCATGGCGTCGTCACCTTCTATCACGACTTCCATTCCTCGCCCCATGGCCGGCATACGCTGAAAATCTGCCGCGCCGAATCGTGTCAGTCGATGGGCGCCGAGAAGCAGGCGAATGAATTCCTCGCCCGCAACAAGCTCGAATGGCACCAGACGACGCCCGACGGCTCCCTGACGGTCGAGCCGGTCTATTGCCTGGGCCTGTGCGCCCACAGCCCCGCCGCCCTTTACGACAACGAGCCGATCGGGATGGTCGACGCCGAGACGCTGGACGGTCTCGTCGAGGAGGCGAAGGGCAAATGA
- a CDS encoding YchJ family protein, with amino-acid sequence MTDALCPCRVIDAEKRDYADCCKPYLEEGKTPPTAEALMRSRYTAFARGDIDYLEETLAPGTREDFDRKAITHWARQSQWLGLDVISTENGLETDDEGHVEFIAHFSLEGENYAHRERSLFCKTDGRWYFQEEANRKSQPIVKGAQPGRNDPCPCGSGKKYKKCCGAAA; translated from the coding sequence ATGACCGACGCCCTCTGCCCCTGCCGCGTGATCGACGCCGAGAAGCGCGACTACGCAGATTGCTGCAAGCCCTATCTCGAAGAGGGCAAGACGCCCCCGACGGCGGAGGCGCTCATGCGCTCGCGCTATACGGCTTTCGCGCGCGGCGACATCGACTATCTCGAAGAGACGCTGGCCCCTGGCACGCGCGAGGATTTCGACCGCAAGGCGATCACCCATTGGGCCAGGCAGTCTCAGTGGCTCGGCCTCGACGTGATTTCCACGGAGAACGGGCTCGAGACCGACGACGAGGGCCATGTCGAGTTCATCGCCCATTTCAGCCTCGAGGGCGAAAACTACGCGCATCGCGAGCGCTCGCTGTTCTGCAAGACTGATGGTCGCTGGTATTTTCAGGAAGAGGCCAATCGAAAGAGCCAGCCGATCGTGAAGGGCGCGCAGCCCGGCCGCAACGATCCCTGCCCCTGCGGCTCTGGCAAGAAATACAAGAAATGCTGCGGCGCGGCTGCCTGA
- a CDS encoding formate dehydrogenase beta subunit, with product MTKIYIPLDMAAVAMGADRLAAAVAKEAAARGLDVEIVRNGSRGMLWLEPLIEVETPAGRVGYGPAKVKDVASLFESGFLTGGAHPLNIGVVDEHPWMKRQNRVTFVRCGVIDPLSVADYEAHGGFAGLKRAFEMGAPAVVEEVTKSGLRGRGGAGFPTGIKWKTVADCAPGQKYVVVNADEGDSGTFADRMIMEGDPLSLIEGMIICGYAIGGSKGYVYLRSEYPVVAKVFQAAIEKAREAGWLGRNIKGSGFDFDMELRIGAGAYVCGEETSLLESLEGKRGIVRAKPPLPAHVGLFGKPTVVNNVLSMATVPMILEKGAKHYADLGVGRSRGTMPLQIAGNVKYGGLFETDFGIPLGEIVNDIAGGTRTGRPVKAVQVGGPLGAYLPVSLFDLPFDYEAFAAKDSLIGHGGLVIFDDTVDMVWMARFGMEFCAIESCGKCTPCRIGSTRGVETIDKIRNGQDVEKNIELLKDLCHTMKFGSLCALGGFAPYPVESALRHFPEDFRKPALEAAE from the coding sequence ATGACCAAGATTTACATTCCCCTGGACATGGCCGCCGTGGCGATGGGCGCCGACCGCCTGGCCGCCGCCGTCGCCAAGGAGGCCGCCGCGCGCGGCCTCGACGTCGAGATCGTGCGCAACGGCTCGCGTGGCATGCTCTGGCTCGAGCCCCTGATCGAGGTGGAGACGCCCGCGGGCCGCGTCGGCTACGGGCCGGCCAAGGTCAAGGACGTGGCCTCGCTGTTCGAATCGGGCTTCCTGACCGGCGGCGCGCATCCGCTGAACATCGGGGTCGTCGACGAGCACCCCTGGATGAAGCGCCAGAACCGCGTCACCTTCGTGCGCTGCGGCGTCATCGACCCTCTCTCCGTCGCCGACTATGAGGCGCATGGCGGCTTCGCCGGCCTCAAGCGCGCCTTCGAGATGGGCGCCCCTGCGGTCGTCGAGGAAGTGACCAAGTCCGGTCTGCGCGGCCGCGGCGGCGCGGGCTTCCCGACCGGCATCAAATGGAAGACCGTCGCGGATTGCGCGCCCGGCCAGAAATATGTCGTCGTCAACGCCGACGAGGGCGATAGCGGCACTTTCGCCGACCGCATGATCATGGAGGGCGATCCGCTCTCGCTCATCGAGGGCATGATCATTTGCGGCTACGCCATCGGCGGCTCCAAGGGCTATGTCTATCTGCGCTCGGAATATCCGGTCGTCGCCAAGGTCTTCCAGGCCGCGATCGAGAAGGCGCGCGAAGCCGGCTGGCTCGGCAGGAACATCAAGGGCTCGGGCTTCGACTTCGACATGGAGCTGCGCATCGGCGCGGGCGCCTATGTCTGCGGCGAGGAGACCTCGCTGCTCGAGAGCCTCGAGGGCAAGCGCGGCATCGTGCGCGCCAAGCCGCCGCTGCCGGCCCATGTCGGCCTCTTCGGCAAGCCGACGGTGGTCAACAACGTGCTCTCCATGGCGACCGTCCCGATGATTCTGGAGAAGGGCGCGAAGCACTACGCCGATCTCGGCGTCGGCCGCTCGCGCGGCACCATGCCGCTCCAGATCGCCGGCAATGTGAAATACGGCGGTCTGTTCGAGACCGATTTCGGCATTCCGCTCGGCGAGATCGTCAATGACATCGCCGGCGGCACGCGGACGGGACGCCCGGTCAAGGCGGTCCAGGTCGGCGGCCCGCTCGGCGCCTATCTGCCTGTGTCGCTTTTCGATCTGCCATTCGATTATGAGGCCTTCGCCGCGAAGGACAGTCTGATCGGCCATGGCGGCCTCGTCATTTTCGACGACACGGTCGACATGGTTTGGATGGCGCGCTTCGGCATGGAGTTCTGCGCGATCGAGAGCTGTGGAAAGTGCACGCCTTGCCGCATCGGTTCGACGCGCGGCGTCGAAACGATCGACAAGATTCGCAATGGTCAGGACGTCGAGAAGAACATCGAGCTTCTCAAGGACCTGTGCCACACGATGAAGTTTGGCTCATTGTGTGCGCTCGGCGGTTTCGCGCCTTATCCGGTCGAAAGCGCTCTTCGTCATTTCCCAGAGGACTTCCGCAAGCCGGCCCTTGAAGCCGCCGAGTGA
- the fliF gene encoding flagellar basal-body MS-ring/collar protein FliF, whose protein sequence is MDHLTKLFDNLKALGGRKLAALGLIFALVVGMVSLAAYYLSRPSFEVLYAGLDREDVSRIGAALKSSGVAFDVNPEGNAVSVPYGQTAQARMLLAERGLPQSANAGYELFDKVGALGLTSFMQEVTRVRALEGELARTIQLIRGVKAARVHIVMPDEGSFRRAKQPPSASVIIRTEGPDDSSAAQAIRHLVASSLPGMTVDQVTVLNTDGMILSSSDGEATDAVPVKTLALEKSISKDIQDNIRRTLTPYLRLPNFQVSVRARVNTDRKQTNETIFDPDSRIERSIRTVKETAQSQNNSGAQSTSVERNIPQNAANNGDAKQSNDESRKSEELTNYELSSKTVTTVSGGYTVERLSVAVLINRSAFAEPGKEPPKPEIVDKQLKEIEQLVSSAAGLSKERGDALKVTAVDFMFNEHEMTPEENPGFVAMLGSHLGAIINALTAVGIAAIIVAFGLAPARRALLAEAQPASQERVEPPPLASPAAPSLAPAELPLALEPAFPNLAPILDIPEEGLLPGAALFDGIVEVARGSARKKLERLIEQDDAHAAAIMKQWMRS, encoded by the coding sequence ATGGACCATCTCACGAAACTTTTCGATAATCTCAAAGCCCTCGGCGGCAGGAAACTCGCCGCGCTCGGGCTGATCTTCGCGCTCGTCGTCGGGATGGTGTCGCTTGCGGCCTACTATCTCTCGCGGCCTTCTTTCGAGGTGCTTTACGCGGGCCTCGATCGTGAGGATGTGAGCCGCATCGGCGCCGCTCTGAAATCGAGCGGCGTCGCCTTCGACGTCAATCCGGAAGGGAACGCCGTTTCGGTTCCCTACGGCCAGACCGCGCAGGCGCGCATGCTGCTCGCCGAACGCGGCCTGCCGCAGAGCGCCAACGCCGGTTATGAGCTCTTCGACAAGGTCGGCGCGCTCGGCCTCACCTCCTTCATGCAGGAGGTGACGCGGGTGCGCGCGCTCGAAGGCGAACTGGCGCGCACGATTCAACTCATCCGCGGCGTCAAGGCGGCGCGGGTGCACATCGTCATGCCGGACGAAGGATCGTTTCGCCGCGCCAAGCAACCGCCGTCGGCCTCCGTCATCATCCGCACGGAAGGTCCCGACGATTCGAGCGCCGCGCAGGCGATCCGCCATCTCGTCGCCTCGTCGCTGCCTGGCATGACGGTCGATCAGGTGACGGTTCTCAATACGGACGGCATGATCCTTTCGTCCTCGGACGGAGAGGCGACCGACGCCGTTCCAGTGAAGACGCTTGCCCTCGAAAAGAGCATCTCGAAAGACATACAGGACAACATCAGACGCACGCTCACGCCCTATCTGAGGTTGCCGAATTTTCAGGTGAGCGTGCGCGCTCGGGTCAACACCGACCGCAAGCAGACGAATGAAACGATCTTCGACCCCGACTCGCGCATCGAACGCTCCATCCGCACGGTGAAGGAGACGGCTCAGTCGCAAAACAACAGCGGCGCGCAATCCACGAGCGTGGAGCGCAACATTCCGCAGAACGCCGCCAACAATGGCGACGCCAAGCAGTCGAACGACGAGAGCCGCAAGAGCGAGGAGCTCACCAATTACGAGCTCTCCTCCAAGACGGTGACGACGGTGAGCGGCGGCTACACAGTCGAGCGGCTCTCTGTCGCGGTGCTCATCAACCGTTCCGCCTTCGCCGAGCCCGGCAAGGAGCCGCCCAAGCCCGAAATCGTCGATAAGCAGCTCAAGGAAATCGAGCAGCTCGTCTCCTCCGCCGCGGGCTTGAGCAAGGAGCGCGGCGACGCGCTGAAAGTGACGGCGGTGGATTTCATGTTCAACGAGCATGAAATGACGCCGGAGGAAAATCCGGGCTTCGTCGCCATGCTCGGCAGCCATCTCGGCGCAATCATCAACGCCCTGACGGCCGTCGGCATTGCGGCGATCATCGTCGCCTTTGGCCTGGCGCCGGCGCGGCGCGCACTTCTCGCCGAAGCGCAGCCGGCGTCGCAGGAGAGAGTCGAGCCGCCGCCATTGGCCTCGCCCGCGGCGCCATCTCTCGCGCCGGCTGAACTTCCGCTCGCCCTCGAACCGGCTTTCCCCAATTTGGCGCCGATTCTCGACATTCCAGAGGAGGGATTACTGCCCGGCGCCGCGCTGTTCGATGGCATCGTCGAAGTGGCGAGAGGAAGCGCGCGCAAGAAACTCGAGCGGCTGATCGAGCAGGACGACGCTCATGCCGCTGCGATCATGAAACAATGGATGAGGTCCTAA
- a CDS encoding formate dehydrogenase subunit delta: MANQIGSFFGAQKIGAAAGMAEHLRKFWAPHMRESICEHVKHGGAGLEPIAIEAVKILDAEKKGAA, translated from the coding sequence ATGGCCAATCAGATCGGCTCGTTTTTTGGCGCGCAAAAAATCGGGGCCGCCGCCGGCATGGCCGAGCATCTGCGCAAGTTCTGGGCGCCCCATATGCGCGAGTCGATCTGCGAACATGTCAAACATGGCGGCGCCGGACTCGAACCCATCGCCATCGAGGCCGTCAAGATTCTCGACGCCGAGAAGAAGGGCGCGGCCTGA
- a CDS encoding flagellin N-terminal helical domain-containing protein translates to MASILVNPSAITALQSLRATQASLNTTQKEISTGLKIASAADNASTWSIAETMKSDKMVLSTISDSLSGANSVLNVAAAAVKSAIGVMNDIKNGVTQAQQPGADTAKILTNLQQLGKQLSSIVSSATFTGLNVIDGSQTSEKFIASYADKSGASDSAVGTIDLTPTTLIDSAGGGTGILEAAQGGTAAAATDFTSMTSGDLAAATIADTLTNADKALADLTTYASEIGATQTRVTQQNEFIKTMAEALTSGVSSLVDADMNETSTRLQALQTQQQLGIQSLSIANQNAQMILKLFQ, encoded by the coding sequence ATGGCTAGTATTCTCGTCAACCCCTCCGCCATTACCGCGCTTCAGTCGCTGCGCGCGACCCAGGCGTCGTTGAACACGACGCAGAAGGAAATCTCGACCGGCCTCAAAATTGCGAGCGCCGCCGACAACGCCTCGACCTGGTCGATCGCCGAGACGATGAAGTCGGACAAGATGGTGCTGTCGACGATCAGCGACTCGCTGTCGGGCGCGAATTCGGTGCTCAATGTCGCCGCCGCGGCGGTGAAAAGCGCCATCGGCGTGATGAATGACATCAAGAACGGCGTCACCCAGGCCCAGCAGCCGGGCGCCGACACGGCGAAGATCCTGACGAATCTGCAGCAGCTCGGCAAGCAGCTCTCCAGCATCGTGTCCTCGGCCACCTTCACCGGCCTCAATGTCATCGACGGCTCACAGACCTCTGAGAAGTTCATCGCGTCCTACGCCGACAAATCGGGCGCCTCCGATTCGGCCGTCGGGACGATCGACCTCACCCCCACGACGCTGATCGACAGCGCCGGCGGCGGAACGGGCATTCTGGAAGCGGCGCAGGGCGGCACCGCCGCGGCGGCGACGGATTTCACCAGCATGACGTCCGGCGATCTTGCCGCGGCGACCATCGCCGACACGCTGACCAACGCGGACAAGGCGCTCGCCGATCTCACGACCTACGCCTCCGAGATCGGCGCGACGCAGACGCGCGTGACGCAGCAGAACGAGTTCATCAAGACGATGGCCGAGGCGCTGACGAGCGGCGTTTCCTCGCTCGTCGACGCCGACATGAACGAAACCTCGACCCGTCTGCAGGCGCTTCAGACCCAGCAGCAGCTCGGCATTCAGTCGCTGTCGATCGCGAACCAGAATGCTCAGATGATCCTGAAGCTCTTCCAGTAA
- the fdhD gene encoding formate dehydrogenase accessory sulfurtransferase FdhD, which translates to MNDIPSPALRVECLARRHDVTARSSRVIPEETPVAFTYGGSTHAVMMATPADLEDFAVGFAITEGLVDRPQDAGEVEVVTSDLGIELRTWLVGDRQDAYAARRRSMAGPTGCGLCGVESLEAAARSLPTLDNALIVRAEALIDAMDRMPAAQKINQETRAVHAAAFWNPDSGALIVREDVGRHNALDKLAGALARQGLAASQGVVLMTSRVSVELVQKAARIGAPIIAAVSAPTALAVRSAEKCGMTLVAVMRGRDFEVFTHPGRILEQVSAHVA; encoded by the coding sequence ATGAACGACATTCCGTCGCCTGCTCTTCGGGTAGAATGCCTGGCGCGCCGTCACGATGTGACGGCGCGTTCTTCACGCGTGATCCCCGAAGAGACGCCGGTCGCCTTCACTTATGGCGGCTCCACCCATGCGGTGATGATGGCGACGCCCGCCGATCTCGAGGATTTCGCGGTCGGTTTCGCGATCACCGAGGGGTTGGTTGACCGTCCTCAGGACGCGGGCGAGGTGGAGGTGGTGACCTCGGACCTTGGAATCGAGCTGCGCACATGGCTCGTCGGCGACCGCCAGGACGCCTATGCGGCGCGTCGCCGGTCGATGGCCGGCCCGACGGGCTGCGGCCTCTGCGGCGTCGAAAGCCTCGAGGCCGCGGCGCGCAGCCTGCCGACGCTCGACAATGCTTTGATCGTGCGGGCGGAGGCGCTCATCGACGCCATGGACCGGATGCCGGCCGCGCAGAAGATCAATCAGGAGACGCGCGCAGTGCATGCGGCGGCCTTCTGGAACCCCGATTCCGGCGCGCTGATCGTCCGCGAGGACGTCGGCCGCCACAATGCCCTCGACAAGCTCGCGGGCGCGCTCGCGCGCCAGGGCCTGGCCGCCTCGCAGGGCGTCGTGCTGATGACCAGCCGCGTCTCCGTCGAGCTCGTGCAGAAAGCCGCCCGCATCGGGGCGCCGATCATCGCCGCCGTCTCGGCGCCGACCGCGCTCGCGGTTCGCAGCGCCGAAAAATGCGGTATGACCCTCGTGGCCGTGATGCGGGGCCGCGATTTCGAAGTCTTCACCCATCCAGGACGCATCCTCGAACAGGTCTCCGCCCATGTCGCATGA
- the fdhF gene encoding formate dehydrogenase subunit alpha produces the protein MTLIKETDYGTPASKSEDMVTLTIDGKSVTVPEGTSIMRAAMEAGTEIPKLCATDSIKAFGSCRLCVIEVEGRNGTPASCTTPVAPGISVKTQTPRLAAIRRGVMELYISDHPLDCLTCAANGDCELQDMAGAVGLRDVRYGYDGSNHVFARNNGEANFAWKPKDESNPYFTYDPSKCIVCNRCVRACEEVQGTFALTISGRGFDSRVSAGMDEAFMESECVSCGACVQACPTATLTEKSVIAIGQPEHSEITTCAYCGVGCTFKAEMRGEEVVRMIPWKDGKANHGHSCIKGRFAYGYAHHGDRVLDPMIRESIDEPWRVVTWDEALTFAADRLKAVQAKYGKGSVGAITSSRCSNEETYLVQKLVRAGFGNNNVDTCARVCHSPTGYGLNQAFGTSAGTQDFDSVDEADVILVIGANPTDAHPVFGSRMKKRLREGAKLIVIDPRRIDLVRSPHIQADYHLALQPGTNVAMITALAHVIVKEGLVNESFVRHRCDWDEFQAWADFVALDRNSPEALESVLGVKAEDIRGAARLYARGGNAAIYYGLGVTEHSQGSTTVMGIANLAMATGNLGRRGVGVNPLRGQNNVQGSCDMGSFPHELPGYQHISGAAARSVFEADWGVKLDPEPGLRIPNMFDAAIEGRFKGLYLQGEDILQSDPDTRHVSAALANMEIVIVQDLFLVESAHYAHVFLPGSSFLEKDGTFTNAERRIQRIRKVMTPKNGYGDWEITQHLANKLGMNWNYKNPSEIMDEIARLTPSFHNVSYELLDEVGSVQWPCNDEAPEGMPIMHIDGFARGKGKFVITEYVPTDEKVGPRFPLLLTTGRILSQYNVGAQTRRTENSRWHEEDVLEIHPHDAEERGVRDGDWVRVQSRAGDTALRALVTDRVAPGVVYTTFHHPMTQANVVTTDNSDWATNCPEYKVTAVQVSPSNGPTQWQEQYRELSENARRIATTIDAAE, from the coding sequence ATGACTCTTATCAAAGAAACAGATTACGGAACGCCGGCTTCGAAATCCGAGGACATGGTCACGCTGACCATCGACGGCAAGAGCGTCACCGTTCCGGAAGGCACCTCCATCATGCGGGCGGCGATGGAGGCGGGGACCGAGATCCCCAAGCTCTGCGCCACCGACAGCATCAAGGCCTTCGGCTCCTGCCGTCTCTGCGTGATCGAGGTCGAAGGCCGCAACGGCACGCCGGCCTCCTGCACCACGCCGGTCGCGCCGGGCATTTCGGTCAAGACCCAGACCCCGCGCCTCGCGGCGATCCGCCGCGGCGTGATGGAGCTCTATATTTCCGACCATCCGCTGGACTGCCTCACCTGCGCCGCCAATGGCGACTGTGAATTGCAGGACATGGCGGGCGCGGTGGGTCTGCGCGACGTGCGCTACGGCTATGACGGCTCCAACCACGTCTTTGCGCGCAACAATGGCGAGGCGAATTTCGCCTGGAAGCCCAAGGACGAGTCGAACCCCTATTTCACCTATGATCCGTCCAAGTGCATCGTCTGCAATCGCTGCGTGCGCGCCTGCGAGGAAGTGCAGGGCACTTTCGCGCTGACGATTTCGGGACGCGGATTCGATTCGCGCGTTTCGGCCGGCATGGACGAGGCCTTCATGGAGTCGGAGTGCGTGTCCTGCGGCGCCTGCGTCCAGGCCTGTCCGACCGCGACGCTGACCGAAAAATCGGTGATCGCCATCGGCCAGCCGGAGCATTCCGAGATCACCACCTGCGCCTATTGCGGCGTCGGCTGCACCTTCAAGGCGGAGATGCGCGGCGAGGAAGTCGTCCGCATGATCCCCTGGAAGGACGGCAAGGCCAATCACGGACACAGCTGCATCAAGGGCCGCTTCGCCTATGGCTACGCCCATCATGGCGACCGCGTCCTCGACCCGATGATCCGCGAGTCCATCGATGAGCCCTGGCGCGTCGTCACCTGGGACGAGGCGCTGACCTTCGCGGCCGACCGGCTGAAGGCCGTTCAGGCGAAATATGGCAAGGGATCGGTCGGCGCGATCACTTCGTCGCGCTGCTCGAATGAAGAGACCTATCTCGTTCAGAAGCTCGTGCGCGCCGGCTTCGGCAACAACAATGTCGACACCTGCGCCCGCGTCTGTCATTCGCCGACGGGCTACGGCCTGAACCAGGCCTTCGGCACCTCGGCCGGCACGCAGGACTTCGACTCGGTCGACGAGGCCGACGTCATTCTGGTCATCGGCGCCAATCCGACGGACGCCCATCCGGTGTTCGGCTCGCGCATGAAGAAGCGCCTGCGCGAAGGCGCCAAGCTGATCGTCATCGATCCGCGCCGCATCGACCTCGTCCGCTCGCCCCATATTCAGGCGGACTATCATCTGGCGCTGCAGCCTGGCACCAATGTCGCGATGATCACGGCGCTCGCGCATGTGATCGTCAAGGAAGGGCTCGTCAACGAATCCTTCGTGCGCCATCGCTGCGACTGGGACGAGTTCCAGGCCTGGGCCGACTTCGTCGCGCTCGACCGCAACAGCCCGGAGGCTCTCGAGTCGGTTCTCGGCGTCAAGGCCGAGGACATTCGCGGCGCCGCGCGCCTGTATGCGCGGGGCGGCAATGCGGCCATCTATTACGGCCTCGGCGTGACGGAGCATTCGCAGGGCTCCACGACGGTCATGGGCATCGCCAATCTCGCCATGGCGACGGGCAATCTCGGCCGCCGCGGCGTCGGCGTGAACCCGCTCCGTGGCCAGAACAATGTGCAGGGCTCCTGCGACATGGGCTCGTTCCCCCATGAGCTGCCGGGCTACCAGCATATTTCGGGCGCGGCGGCGCGGTCGGTCTTCGAAGCCGACTGGGGCGTCAAGCTCGACCCCGAGCCCGGGCTGCGCATCCCGAACATGTTCGACGCGGCGATCGAGGGCCGGTTCAAGGGCCTCTATCTGCAGGGCGAGGACATTCTCCAGTCCGATCCCGACACGCGCCATGTTTCGGCGGCCCTCGCCAATATGGAAATCGTGATCGTGCAGGACCTGTTCCTGGTCGAGTCGGCGCATTACGCCCACGTCTTCCTGCCGGGGTCCTCCTTCCTCGAGAAGGACGGCACCTTCACCAACGCCGAGCGCCGCATCCAGCGCATCCGCAAGGTGATGACGCCGAAGAACGGCTATGGCGACTGGGAGATCACCCAGCATCTCGCCAACAAGCTCGGCATGAACTGGAACTACAAGAACCCGTCCGAGATCATGGACGAGATCGCGCGCCTGACGCCCTCCTTCCACAACGTCTCCTATGAGTTGCTCGACGAGGTGGGGTCGGTGCAGTGGCCGTGCAACGACGAGGCGCCGGAAGGCATGCCGATCATGCACATCGACGGCTTTGCGCGCGGCAAGGGCAAATTCGTCATCACCGAATATGTGCCCACGGACGAGAAGGTGGGGCCGCGCTTCCCGCTGCTGCTGACGACGGGCCGCATCCTGTCGCAGTACAACGTCGGCGCGCAGACCCGCCGCACCGAGAACAGCCGCTGGCATGAAGAGGACGTGCTCGAAATCCATCCGCACGATGCGGAGGAGCGCGGCGTGCGCGACGGCGATTGGGTGCGCGTCCAGAGCCGCGCGGGTGACACCGCGCTGCGCGCCCTGGTCACGGACCGCGTCGCCCCCGGGGTCGTCTACACGACCTTCCACCATCCGATGACCCAGGCCAATGTCGTGACCACCGACAATTCGGACTGGGCCACCAACTGCCCCGAATACAAGGTCACCGCCGTTCAGGTGTCTCCGTCGAACGGCCCGACCCAGTGGCAGGAGCAGTATCGCGAGCTCTCCGAGAACGCTCGGCGCATTGCGACGACCATCGACGCGGCGGAATGA
- a CDS encoding flagellin N-terminal helical domain-containing protein, with the protein MASILVNPSAITALQSLRTTQASLNTTQKEISTGLKIASAADNASTWSIAETMKSDSKVLGTVSDSLSGANSVLNVAAAAVKSAINVVNDIKNGVTQAQQPGADTAKILTNLQQLGKQLTSIVSSATFTGLNVLDGSQGSPVKFIASYSDGTGSSNSAVGTIDLTLTTLIDSAGGGTGVLEAAQGGTAAAATDFTNLTSGDLAAATIADTLTNADKALADLTTYASQIGATQTRVTQQNEFIKTMAEALTTGVSSLVDADMNETSTRLQALQTQQQLGIQSLSISNQNAQMILKLFQ; encoded by the coding sequence ATGGCCAGCATCCTCGTCAATCCTTCCGCAATCACCGCCCTTCAGTCGCTGCGCACGACCCAGGCGTCGCTGAACACGACGCAGAAGGAAATCTCTACCGGCCTCAAGATCGCGAGCGCCGCCGACAACGCCTCGACCTGGTCGATCGCCGAGACCATGAAATCGGACAGCAAGGTTCTGGGGACGGTCAGCGACTCGCTCTCCGGCGCCAACTCCGTTCTCAATGTGGCGGCCGCTGCTGTGAAGAGCGCGATCAATGTGGTGAACGACATCAAGAACGGCGTCACCCAGGCTCAGCAGCCGGGCGCCGACACCGCGAAGATCCTGACCAATCTTCAGCAGCTCGGCAAGCAATTGACCAGCATCGTGTCGTCGGCGACCTTCACCGGCCTCAACGTCCTCGACGGCTCCCAGGGGAGCCCCGTGAAATTCATCGCCTCCTACTCCGATGGCACGGGCTCCAGCAACTCGGCTGTCGGCACCATTGATCTCACGCTCACCACGCTCATCGACAGCGCGGGCGGCGGGACCGGCGTGCTGGAGGCGGCGCAGGGCGGCACGGCGGCGGCGGCCACGGATTTCACCAATCTGACCTCCGGCGATCTCGCCGCGGCGACCATCGCCGATACGCTGACCAACGCCGACAAGGCGCTTGCCGATCTCACGACCTACGCCTCGCAGATCGGCGCGACGCAGACTCGCGTGACGCAGCAGAACGAGTTCATCAAGACGATGGCCGAGGCGCTGACGACCGGCGTGTCGTCGCTCGTCGACGCCGACATGAATGAAACCTCGACGCGCCTGCAGGCGCTTCAGACGCAGCAGCAGCTCGGCATTCAGTCGCTCTCGATCTCGAACCAGAACGCCCAGATGATCCTGAAGCTGTTCCAGTAA